A window of Patescibacteria group bacterium genomic DNA:
ATTGAAATTAAAATCCACACGCTATTAAAAGGTATAATCTGGGAAGCACTCGGAGTTTTGATCTTGGGTACTTATCTTCTTTATACCACAGGCAAGTGGAGTGACGCGTTGTCGATCGGCGTCGGTTATCCGTTGTTTCGTGCTTTCGCCTATTATCCGTACGAAAGAATTTTCAAACGCGTTCAACGTAAGAGACGCGCACACACCCAATAGACTACTCACATTAGGAGACACCGCAAATGTCACATCCTATAAGATTTTTACCCTTGGGCGATCGAGTCTTGGTTGATGTCACACCCGTTGAAGAAACGACCAAATCGGGTTTGATCGTCGTCCGTTCACAAACGGAATCGATTCCCACTATTGGCACTGTCGTTGCCATTGGCCGTGGTCGTTATGATAATGGCGAACTTTCGCCGATGACGGTGGAAGTCGGCGATCGTGTGATCTGGGGTAAGTTTGCCGGAGTCAACGTCGAAATCGACGGCCGGTCTTATCTGCTCATGCACGAAGGTGACATCAGTGGGGTGTTGGGCACGGAGGCCGGATGATCACACATCTTACACCCAAGATGGTTTTGGTTTTATGGCAAGATTGCCAATCACATGAAGGTTGGAATGACTTACCCAAAGACGACGCGGACGTGGCCTTGCCGTTGATTGAAACGGTCGGTTGGTTGATCGCTGAATCACCCACTGTGGTTTGCGTTGCCAGCAGTTTCGATTCTTCCAATGAATCGGCTTGCATGCGAATGGACATTCCACGTGCGACGATCGTGCAGATACAGGAACTGGACGTGCTCCGTAACGTGCGTAATGCGTACAAGGAGCAAAAATGAAATGTGATCATCCCAACGGCTGCACAGTTGATGCAATTGTCGTTAGCATCATGTTTGGTGTATTGGCTACCATGTTTGTAACCCATGTGGCTACGTGGGTTATGGCTTTAATTGCTTGTGTGATTGTACACACAATTAAAGAACGTCATGCCATCGACTACGAAAGCAGCAAGACATCTTTTGGCTATTTTGAGTTCAGCATCGGCCTTGAAGGATACGAAGCACGTGACTTTGATTTGACTCTCTCCTTTCACCCGCAGTATGTAACAATTCACATTTCACTGTGGTTTATCACTTTCTACGTCAGTTGGTCGATGTACGGCACGCATGCCGATTGCGCCGACGACATGGCCAAACGGGAAGAGGAGATCACATTATGATGCTGATCACACATCTGATCACCAAGGGTAACGTCTGGCAACGCGGCAACGTTGACCCTACGCCGTTGATCGTCGGCGAAGTCTATGACGATGCAGTGTTGGCCATGATGCCCGATCGCCGCGC
This region includes:
- a CDS encoding co-chaperone GroES, yielding MSHPIRFLPLGDRVLVDVTPVEETTKSGLIVVRSQTESIPTIGTVVAIGRGRYDNGELSPMTVEVGDRVIWGKFAGVNVEIDGRSYLLMHEGDISGVLGTEAG